A stretch of Sinorhizobium meliloti DNA encodes these proteins:
- a CDS encoding CBS domain-containing protein, with product MSVKAILNEKGSNVITVTAQVTVQQAASLLHENHIGAVVVVDPEEHIVGIMTERDIVASIARYGAACLDKPVSSVMWQNVYCCREEMSVDSLMEMMSKFRARHLPVEREGRLAGIISIGDVVKYHIRAIENEAEQIKAYIAG from the coding sequence ATGTCGGTGAAAGCGATTCTCAATGAAAAAGGCAGCAACGTCATCACGGTCACAGCGCAGGTGACGGTTCAGCAGGCCGCGTCTTTACTGCATGAAAATCATATCGGAGCCGTTGTCGTCGTCGATCCGGAGGAGCATATCGTTGGCATCATGACGGAGCGCGACATCGTCGCCTCGATTGCCCGATATGGTGCCGCCTGCCTCGACAAGCCGGTTTCTTCCGTCATGTGGCAGAACGTCTATTGCTGTCGCGAGGAAATGTCCGTCGACTCGCTGATGGAGATGATGAGTAAATTTCGCGCGCGTCATCTGCCCGTGGAGCGGGAAGGCCGGCTGGCCGGCATTATCTCGATCGGAGACGTGGTTAAGTATCACATCCGCGCCATCGAGAACGAGGCCGAACAGATCAAGGCCTATATCGCCGGCTAG
- a CDS encoding rhomboid family intramembrane serine protease gives MERDQAATSPETDVDSTDVRSREPAFNLPPGLTGILSFLIAVHVLRTYVLPAEIDQELILNFAFLPVRYTLPLGEQGLVWLWTPVTYSFLHGSWEHLIFNVFWMVAFGAPVVRRIGMARLALFWCLSAAAAVGLHIIFHWGEMAVVIGASGVVSGLMGAAARFVFSPSGRISRQFAHLNRRLSFAETLTNRSVLVFTGIWFLTNLLVGFGFLSIGGAGSVAWEAHIGGFLFGFLLFAFFDPRR, from the coding sequence ATGGAACGGGATCAGGCGGCAACGTCACCGGAAACCGATGTCGACAGTACCGACGTCCGCAGTCGCGAGCCCGCCTTCAATCTTCCGCCGGGGCTGACCGGAATCCTTTCGTTCCTGATCGCGGTCCATGTCTTGAGGACCTATGTCCTGCCGGCCGAGATCGACCAGGAGCTGATCCTCAACTTTGCCTTTCTGCCCGTGCGCTACACGCTTCCGCTCGGTGAGCAGGGGCTGGTCTGGCTCTGGACGCCGGTGACCTATTCCTTCCTGCACGGAAGTTGGGAGCATCTCATCTTCAATGTCTTCTGGATGGTCGCGTTCGGCGCCCCCGTCGTCAGACGGATCGGGATGGCTCGGCTCGCCTTGTTCTGGTGCCTGTCGGCGGCTGCCGCCGTCGGCTTGCACATCATCTTCCACTGGGGCGAGATGGCCGTGGTGATCGGGGCTTCGGGCGTCGTTTCAGGCTTGATGGGGGCGGCGGCCCGTTTCGTATTTTCCCCGAGCGGTCGCATCAGCCGCCAGTTTGCCCATCTCAATCGACGGCTGTCGTTTGCGGAGACGCTCACCAACCGGTCCGTGCTCGTCTTCACCGGGATATGGTTTCTGACCAATTTGCTGGTGGGCTTTGGCTTTCTGTCGATCGGAGGGGCAGGAAGCGTGGCCTGGGAGGCGCATATCGGCGGTTTCCTCTTCGGCTTCCTTCTGTTCGCATTCTTCGATCCCCGAAGGTAG
- a CDS encoding PAS domain-containing protein, whose protein sequence is MPPAISIWDGLRRNNDRSGKMRSRTTMELFQYWNEVRGGRDLPRRDEIQPADIRSLLPNVFILQAQADGGIHFRLAGTHICGLFGDELRHRQFSALWLGGQQEEAARIAGQVVKRCMPMLLAASGATATGDRLEVEILLTPLASPDGTGDRILGALSPLSRPIWLHMKPLQHLVLESRCAALPASECSTTAGLTGSRIDACDRPFRMAQHLRVFEGGRRN, encoded by the coding sequence ATGCCGCCGGCTATCTCGATCTGGGACGGTCTGCGCCGCAACAACGACCGATCGGGCAAGATGCGCAGCAGAACGACAATGGAACTGTTTCAATACTGGAACGAAGTTCGCGGCGGCCGCGATCTCCCGCGCCGTGACGAAATCCAGCCCGCCGATATTCGTTCACTCCTGCCCAACGTCTTCATCCTCCAGGCGCAGGCGGACGGTGGAATACACTTTCGTCTCGCGGGCACCCACATCTGCGGCTTGTTCGGCGACGAACTCCGCCACCGTCAATTCTCCGCCTTGTGGCTCGGCGGACAGCAGGAGGAGGCTGCCCGTATCGCCGGTCAGGTCGTGAAGCGATGCATGCCGATGCTACTGGCTGCGTCCGGCGCAACCGCAACCGGGGATCGGTTGGAAGTGGAAATTCTGCTTACCCCCCTCGCCTCTCCCGATGGAACGGGCGACCGCATACTCGGCGCTCTGTCGCCGCTGTCCCGTCCGATATGGCTGCACATGAAGCCATTGCAGCACCTTGTCCTGGAAAGCCGCTGTGCCGCATTGCCTGCGTCCGAATGCTCCACGACTGCCGGTCTTACCGGCAGCCGCATCGATGCCTGCGATCGCCCCTTCCGCATGGCGCAGCACCTGCGCGTCTTCGAGGGTGGAAGGCGAAACTGA
- a CDS encoding PilZ domain-containing protein, translating to MFSFQHAQNSAPKPHQESAFQRVSVNLSGRLMLASHEEYDCTALEMSPGDVLLTSPARPRGGERIIAYVDHVGRLEGTVSRVADDAFVIQLNATERKREKLAAQLTWIANKHELGLPEDRRHDRLAPRKTLTELTVDTGERYSCRIIDLSLSGAAVDIDTRPAVGSPVRLGNMKGRIVRHFQEGVAIEFSGIQSREALTEFL from the coding sequence ATGTTCTCCTTCCAGCATGCGCAGAACAGCGCCCCGAAACCACATCAGGAAAGCGCCTTTCAGCGCGTTTCGGTCAATCTTTCGGGACGACTGATGCTTGCCAGTCACGAGGAATATGACTGTACCGCCCTGGAGATGTCGCCGGGCGACGTTCTGTTGACCTCGCCCGCGCGTCCGCGCGGCGGAGAGCGTATCATTGCCTATGTCGACCATGTGGGTCGCCTCGAAGGCACGGTGTCACGCGTTGCGGACGATGCGTTCGTGATCCAGCTCAACGCCACGGAACGCAAGCGCGAGAAGCTTGCGGCACAACTGACCTGGATCGCCAACAAACACGAACTCGGTCTGCCGGAAGACCGGCGCCATGACCGGCTGGCACCTCGCAAGACATTGACGGAACTCACAGTCGATACCGGCGAGAGATACAGCTGTCGGATCATCGACCTCTCGCTTTCCGGCGCGGCGGTCGACATCGACACACGGCCTGCCGTAGGATCGCCGGTCAGGCTGGGTAACATGAAGGGCAGGATCGTCCGTCATTTCCAGGAAGGCGTCGCCATCGAATTCTCCGGGATACAGTCCCGCGAGGCACTGACCGAGTTTCTGTAA
- a CDS encoding transglutaminase-like cysteine peptidase, with amino-acid sequence MRTIITMAIAAAALATGLIAGPAYAVPANMTVGGATNPPIGHYEFCKANPSECAAIGADHGPSVLTRDSWKKILEINYEVNQAIAPMTDMEIHGVEENWSYPDAVGDCEDYVLLKRRRLIESGFSPADLLITVVLQPNGDGHAVLTVRTDRGDFILDNMRSKVLLWSDTEYTYLKRQSSEHAGRWVKLQDGRALAVGSVSAQ; translated from the coding sequence ATGCGCACAATCATCACCATGGCGATCGCTGCCGCAGCCCTTGCCACCGGCCTCATCGCCGGGCCGGCTTACGCGGTGCCGGCGAACATGACGGTCGGCGGCGCGACCAACCCGCCGATCGGGCATTACGAGTTCTGCAAGGCCAATCCCTCCGAATGCGCGGCCATTGGCGCGGACCATGGCCCGTCCGTGCTGACGCGCGACAGCTGGAAGAAGATCCTCGAAATCAATTACGAGGTGAATCAGGCGATCGCCCCGATGACCGACATGGAAATCCATGGCGTCGAGGAAAACTGGTCCTACCCGGACGCCGTCGGCGACTGCGAGGATTACGTGCTGCTGAAACGCCGCAGGCTGATCGAAAGCGGCTTCTCCCCCGCCGATCTTCTGATCACCGTCGTCCTGCAGCCGAATGGCGACGGTCATGCCGTCCTGACGGTGCGCACCGACCGCGGCGATTTCATTCTCGACAACATGCGCAGCAAGGTGCTGCTCTGGTCGGACACGGAATATACCTACCTGAAGCGGCAGTCCTCGGAGCATGCCGGGCGCTGGGTGAAACTGCAGGATGGCCGCGCTCTCGCCGTCGGCAGCGTCAGCGCGCAATAA
- a CDS encoding D-alanyl-D-alanine carboxypeptidase produces MRMKSDTVSQSVFFDLAKRPFGVFTEVMGRIFLAGLIAVLTFSAPAFANSKYAGIVVDAKTGKVLYGEDADQLRYPASLTKMMTLYLTFEALEAGRISKSTPVPFSKKASAEPPSKLGVRAGRSITVEQAILSLVTRSANDAATALGELLGGSEQRFARMMTNKARALGMTRTTYRNAHGLPNSEQRTTARDQARLGIALRQHFPQYYDYFSTRSFRFGKQTIGNHNRLLGNVRGVDGIKTGYTRASGFNLVTSAQLDGRSIVAVVMGGTSGGARDAQMRKLVAKYMPSASRRGSGNLIAEVPAEPVTTVAEAEVRPATAAAVASAAMDLPNTGPVPDFRYTGESAAGVAMAYASTKPASDNPVLAAKIAPNTLDSQIARLAQEPEAAGDVDTQITNSVATAETAPAAAEASTEANVGMQGWVIQIGATPDKTQAMTLLDNAKEKGGKALRNATPFTVAFSNDGAQLYRARFGGFDDQDKAVNACRALKKKGFACWASQQ; encoded by the coding sequence ATGAGAATGAAGAGCGATACAGTGTCTCAATCCGTTTTTTTTGATCTCGCGAAACGCCCGTTCGGCGTCTTTACAGAAGTTATGGGGCGGATTTTTCTCGCCGGCCTGATCGCCGTGCTGACCTTTTCGGCGCCCGCCTTCGCGAATTCCAAATATGCCGGCATCGTCGTCGACGCGAAAACCGGCAAGGTTCTTTACGGCGAAGACGCTGATCAATTACGCTATCCGGCCTCGCTGACGAAGATGATGACGCTGTATCTGACGTTCGAGGCGCTCGAAGCCGGACGGATCAGCAAAAGCACGCCTGTTCCCTTTTCCAAGAAGGCGTCGGCAGAGCCGCCGTCGAAGCTCGGTGTGCGCGCCGGGCGATCGATCACCGTCGAGCAGGCGATCCTCTCGCTGGTGACGCGCTCCGCCAACGATGCGGCGACGGCGCTTGGCGAGCTCCTGGGTGGTTCGGAACAGCGCTTCGCCCGGATGATGACCAACAAGGCCCGCGCGCTCGGCATGACGCGCACCACCTATCGCAACGCCCATGGCCTGCCCAATTCCGAACAACGGACGACGGCCCGCGACCAGGCCCGCCTCGGCATCGCGCTCCGGCAGCATTTCCCGCAGTATTACGACTACTTCTCCACGCGCAGCTTCCGTTTCGGCAAGCAGACGATCGGTAACCACAACCGGCTGCTCGGCAACGTCCGCGGGGTAGACGGTATCAAGACCGGCTATACGCGCGCTTCCGGCTTCAATCTCGTAACCTCGGCCCAGCTCGACGGGCGCAGCATCGTGGCGGTCGTCATGGGCGGCACGTCGGGCGGCGCCCGCGATGCGCAGATGCGCAAGCTCGTCGCGAAATACATGCCTTCCGCATCGCGCCGCGGCAGCGGCAATCTGATCGCCGAGGTCCCGGCCGAACCCGTGACGACGGTAGCCGAAGCCGAAGTACGGCCGGCCACCGCCGCAGCTGTCGCGTCGGCGGCAATGGACCTGCCGAATACCGGCCCGGTCCCGGATTTCCGCTACACCGGCGAAAGCGCCGCCGGCGTCGCAATGGCCTATGCATCGACGAAACCGGCCTCGGACAATCCCGTGCTCGCAGCCAAGATCGCGCCGAACACGCTCGACTCGCAGATCGCCAGACTTGCCCAGGAGCCGGAAGCCGCTGGCGACGTCGATACGCAGATCACCAATTCGGTCGCCACCGCTGAAACCGCACCTGCCGCGGCCGAAGCCAGCACCGAAGCGAATGTCGGCATGCAGGGCTGGGTCATCCAGATCGGCGCCACGCCCGACAAGACGCAGGCCATGACGCTGCTCGACAATGCCAAGGAAAAGGGCGGCAAGGCACTGCGTAACGCCACCCCCTTCACGGTCGCCTTCAGCAATGACGGAGCTCAGCTCTACCGCGCCCGCTTCGGCGGCTTCGACGATCAAGACAAGGCCGTCAACGCATGCAGGGCATTGAAGAAGAAGGGCTTCGCTTGCTGGGCGAGCCAGCAGTAA
- a CDS encoding DUF1489 family protein, which produces MALHLIKLCVGAESIEDLREWVARKALAAIAAGQQPHSFHTTRMVPKRTEELLAGGSLYWVIKGYVQARQPLIGIETFTDGEGIGRCNLLLGPEVMETEPQPRRAFQGWRYLEEKEAPRDLASLADGGEMPLDLRRELAELGLL; this is translated from the coding sequence ATGGCTTTGCATCTCATCAAACTCTGTGTCGGTGCCGAATCGATCGAGGACCTGCGCGAATGGGTAGCGCGCAAGGCCCTGGCGGCGATCGCAGCCGGGCAGCAGCCGCACTCCTTCCACACGACCCGGATGGTCCCGAAGCGTACGGAAGAGCTTCTCGCCGGCGGTTCGCTCTATTGGGTGATCAAGGGATACGTTCAGGCGCGTCAGCCGCTGATCGGCATCGAGACCTTCACCGACGGCGAGGGCATCGGCCGCTGCAATCTCCTTCTCGGTCCGGAAGTCATGGAGACGGAACCGCAGCCGCGTCGGGCTTTTCAGGGCTGGCGCTATCTCGAGGAGAAGGAAGCCCCGCGCGATCTTGCCTCGCTCGCCGATGGCGGGGAGATGCCGCTCGACTTGCGGCGTGAACTCGCCGAACTCGGCCTTTTATAG
- a CDS encoding L-serine ammonia-lyase yields the protein MFLSVFDVFKIGIGPSSSHTMGPMSAANRFLDLILSDEWPRPSHAAVGAIKVSLHGSLAHTGIGHGTGRAVILGLMGERPDLVEPDGMDGIIEQVERTGRITPPGHPGYMFQPKTDLAFDKKTPLPGHANGMSFSAFDRDGRLLLKRIYYSIGGGFVVTDTELDAMRAQKNKPAGVKVPYPFATAQQMLDMAARSGLTIAQMKRANEECSMSTDELDAGLDRIWTAMSSCIDRGLSQDGIMPGGLKVRRRARAIHDKLQEEWRSNKTNPLLANDWLSVYAMAVNEENAAGGRVVTSPTNGAAGVVPATIRYYLHFHDDADQEGIRDYLLTAAAIGGIIKHNASISGAEVGCQGEVGSASAMAAAGLAAVMGGTPEQIENAAEIALEHHLGMTCDPVAGLVQVPCIERNALGAVKAVTAASLALKGDGKHFVPLDACIETMRQTGADMNEKYKETSTGGLAVNVVEC from the coding sequence ATGTTTCTTTCCGTCTTCGACGTTTTCAAGATCGGTATCGGTCCATCGAGCTCACACACGATGGGGCCGATGTCGGCGGCCAACAGGTTTCTCGATCTCATCCTGTCGGATGAATGGCCGCGACCGTCTCACGCGGCTGTCGGCGCCATCAAGGTAAGCCTCCATGGTTCGCTGGCGCATACAGGCATCGGCCATGGAACGGGCAGGGCGGTCATTCTCGGCCTGATGGGCGAGCGGCCGGATCTCGTCGAGCCGGACGGGATGGACGGGATCATCGAGCAGGTGGAGCGTACGGGCCGCATCACCCCGCCGGGTCACCCGGGCTATATGTTCCAGCCGAAAACCGATCTCGCCTTCGACAAGAAGACGCCGCTGCCGGGTCATGCAAACGGCATGTCCTTCTCCGCCTTCGACCGGGACGGCCGGCTCCTTCTGAAACGCATCTACTATTCGATCGGCGGCGGCTTCGTGGTGACCGATACGGAACTGGACGCGATGAGGGCCCAGAAGAACAAGCCCGCCGGCGTAAAGGTGCCCTATCCCTTTGCCACGGCCCAGCAGATGCTCGACATGGCCGCGCGCTCCGGGCTGACGATCGCCCAGATGAAGCGGGCGAACGAAGAGTGCAGCATGTCGACGGACGAGCTCGACGCCGGGCTCGACCGCATCTGGACGGCGATGAGCAGTTGCATCGATCGCGGCCTCAGCCAGGACGGCATCATGCCTGGTGGGCTGAAGGTGCGCCGGCGCGCCCGGGCGATCCACGACAAGCTGCAGGAGGAATGGCGCTCCAACAAGACCAATCCTCTCCTCGCAAATGATTGGTTGAGCGTCTATGCCATGGCGGTCAATGAGGAGAATGCTGCCGGCGGCCGGGTGGTGACTTCGCCGACCAACGGCGCGGCCGGCGTCGTTCCGGCGACGATCCGCTACTATCTGCATTTCCACGACGATGCCGATCAGGAAGGCATCCGGGATTACCTGCTGACCGCAGCGGCGATCGGCGGCATCATCAAGCACAACGCCTCGATTTCAGGCGCGGAGGTGGGCTGTCAGGGCGAAGTCGGATCGGCGTCGGCGATGGCCGCGGCGGGTCTTGCTGCCGTCATGGGTGGAACGCCCGAGCAGATCGAGAATGCGGCCGAGATCGCGCTCGAACACCATCTCGGAATGACTTGCGATCCGGTCGCAGGTCTCGTTCAGGTGCCGTGCATCGAACGCAATGCCCTTGGTGCCGTCAAGGCGGTTACGGCCGCTTCGCTCGCACTCAAGGGCGACGGCAAGCATTTCGTGCCGCTCGATGCCTGTATAGAGACGATGCGCCAGACCGGCGCGGACATGAACGAGAAGTACAAGGAAACATCGACCGGGGGTCTCGCCGTCAACGTGGTCGAGTGCTGA
- a CDS encoding DUF599 domain-containing protein: MGPSCIFGRPCQNTAMTSEDYVALAIFVLLWAGFSWASDGGRGFDRVSLTRLMNEHRARWIRNSLNRDLKMIDTQIIAGLQAGTAFFASTTIFALGGCFALLGATDQVQMIFSDLPQIFRSGRTAFELKVGGLTCLFGYSFFKFGWSYRLFNYCSILMGGIPMTADMKRDQKAAERAAERAIRMNILAAKHFNAGLRAIFLSIGYLGWFISPYVFMVLTALVIFVLARRQFFSEARAALIENAQ, translated from the coding sequence ATGGGCCCATCTTGCATTTTCGGACGGCCGTGCCAAAACACCGCTATGACCTCTGAAGATTACGTCGCGCTCGCCATCTTCGTCCTCCTCTGGGCCGGCTTCAGCTGGGCTTCCGACGGGGGGCGCGGCTTCGACCGCGTCAGCCTTACGCGTTTGATGAACGAGCACAGGGCGCGCTGGATCCGCAATTCGCTCAATCGCGATCTGAAGATGATCGACACGCAGATCATCGCCGGGCTGCAGGCCGGTACCGCCTTCTTCGCCTCGACGACGATCTTCGCGCTCGGCGGTTGTTTCGCATTGCTCGGCGCGACCGACCAAGTGCAGATGATCTTTAGCGATCTGCCACAAATATTCCGAAGCGGGCGGACGGCCTTCGAACTGAAAGTCGGCGGTCTGACCTGCCTCTTCGGCTATTCCTTCTTCAAGTTCGGTTGGTCATACCGGCTGTTCAACTACTGCTCGATTCTGATGGGCGGCATTCCGATGACGGCGGACATGAAACGCGACCAGAAGGCCGCCGAGCGTGCCGCAGAGCGTGCGATCCGCATGAACATACTTGCGGCCAAGCACTTCAATGCCGGCCTTCGGGCGATCTTCCTGTCGATCGGCTATCTCGGCTGGTTCATAAGCCCCTATGTGTTCATGGTGCTGACCGCCCTCGTGATCTTCGTCCTCGCGCGCCGGCAGTTCTTCTCCGAAGCGCGCGCCGCGCTGATCGAGAATGCGCAATAG
- a CDS encoding heparan-alpha-glucosaminide N-acetyltransferase, with the protein MSEHSATTTPKAQMRTEATGTNRMVLLDALRGLALVAMALYHFVWDLEFFGYVAAGTGGWRMFARLIASSFLFLAGYSLVLGQLPKLRPRAFAIRFAKIAGAAALISIGTWFAFPQSFIFFGILHAIAAASLVGLLFLKMPAAVSFLAAAAAFAAPLYLRSSFFDMPALWWVGLSETIPRSNDYVPLLPWIAPFLLGLGTAKLLHPLFSARRSRSAGTHKHPWMTPLAFGGRHSLLIYLIHQPLLIAAVYLFSLAVPAPAPDPARVYLLNCERACSNENSGISCSTFCGCTLAGLKEQNLFDDLNLGKIDVNTDERIARIAGQCTMDAQSGEAQSGD; encoded by the coding sequence ATGTCCGAACATAGCGCGACGACGACCCCTAAAGCGCAAATGCGCACGGAGGCGACCGGAACCAACCGGATGGTTCTCCTGGATGCGCTGCGCGGCCTGGCACTCGTCGCCATGGCCCTCTATCACTTTGTCTGGGACCTCGAATTCTTCGGCTATGTCGCGGCCGGGACCGGCGGCTGGCGGATGTTTGCACGCTTGATTGCCAGCAGCTTCCTGTTTCTTGCCGGTTACAGCCTCGTGCTCGGCCAGCTCCCGAAACTCCGTCCGCGCGCCTTCGCCATACGTTTCGCGAAGATCGCCGGCGCAGCCGCGCTGATCAGCATCGGGACCTGGTTCGCCTTCCCTCAGTCGTTCATCTTCTTCGGCATTCTCCACGCCATTGCGGCGGCAAGCCTCGTCGGCCTCCTGTTCCTGAAAATGCCGGCCGCCGTTTCCTTTCTTGCCGCTGCCGCGGCCTTCGCGGCTCCCCTCTATCTGCGCTCGTCGTTTTTCGACATGCCGGCGCTCTGGTGGGTCGGCCTCTCGGAAACGATCCCGCGCTCGAATGACTACGTTCCTCTGCTTCCCTGGATTGCCCCTTTCCTGCTCGGCCTCGGCACCGCGAAGCTGCTCCACCCGTTATTTTCCGCCCGCCGCAGCCGAAGCGCCGGGACCCATAAGCACCCGTGGATGACGCCTCTCGCCTTTGGCGGCCGTCACAGCCTTTTGATATATCTCATCCACCAGCCGCTGCTTATCGCGGCAGTCTATCTCTTCTCTCTCGCCGTTCCCGCCCCGGCACCGGATCCGGCACGGGTCTATCTGCTGAACTGCGAACGGGCCTGCAGCAACGAAAATTCCGGGATCTCCTGCAGCACCTTTTGCGGTTGCACGCTCGCCGGCCTGAAGGAACAGAACCTGTTCGACGATCTGAACCTGGGCAAGATCGACGTGAACACGGATGAACGCATTGCGCGAATCGCCGGTCAGTGCACAATGGATGCACAATCAGGAGAGGCACAGTCAGGGGACTAG
- a CDS encoding methyltransferase family protein, with amino-acid sequence MNAFRAKPLKFPWPPLLYGAAVLIALALGHLFPIPVAHQHSWILSLVGYGLVVLAITIDLWAVKTLLDRHTAVLPNRCATCLVTCGPFRFTRNPIYFSYTLAMTGLGLATINPWFFITAIAAVGLTTLFAIRKEERHLLSRFGFEFERYCRHTSRWI; translated from the coding sequence ATGAATGCCTTTCGTGCCAAGCCGCTGAAGTTTCCATGGCCGCCTCTGCTCTATGGCGCGGCCGTCCTGATCGCGCTGGCCCTGGGCCACCTTTTCCCGATTCCGGTGGCGCACCAGCACAGTTGGATCCTCTCGCTGGTGGGCTACGGCCTCGTGGTGCTGGCGATCACCATCGATCTCTGGGCCGTCAAAACCCTCCTTGACCGCCATACAGCCGTACTTCCGAACCGGTGCGCCACCTGCCTCGTCACCTGCGGCCCATTTCGTTTCACCCGCAACCCGATCTATTTCAGCTACACGCTGGCGATGACCGGCCTCGGATTGGCGACGATCAACCCCTGGTTCTTCATCACGGCAATTGCGGCGGTCGGATTGACCACCCTTTTCGCGATCCGCAAGGAGGAGCGGCACCTGCTGTCGCGCTTCGGTTTCGAGTTCGAGCGATATTGCCGGCACACTAGCCGTTGGATTTGA
- a CDS encoding MerR family transcriptional regulator, with protein sequence MNKYYSITELTREFGISTRTLRFYEDEGLIHPERRGRTRLFRPADRHLIKEILRGRRIGFTIAEIREIIQVYKDPPGEMGQLQLLIKRVEEKREDLRQKRKDIEDTLSELDNVEEACLTRLAEIGVGT encoded by the coding sequence GTGAACAAATATTATAGCATTACCGAGCTGACCCGGGAATTCGGCATCTCGACCCGGACACTGCGCTTCTATGAGGATGAGGGACTGATTCATCCGGAGCGTCGTGGCCGCACGCGTCTGTTCCGCCCCGCCGACAGGCACCTCATAAAGGAGATCCTGCGTGGCCGGCGCATTGGCTTCACCATTGCCGAAATTCGCGAGATCATTCAGGTCTACAAGGATCCGCCGGGTGAAATGGGCCAGTTGCAGCTCTTGATCAAACGCGTCGAGGAGAAGCGCGAGGACTTGCGGCAGAAGCGCAAGGACATCGAAGACACACTTAGCGAACTCGACAATGTCGAAGAGGCCTGCCTCACGCGTCTTGCCGAAATCGGTGTCGGCACCTGA
- the mgtE gene encoding magnesium transporter, with amino-acid sequence MSSTGDDDRGSDEIAVHDGSDIYAEDGSVRSDFLMHVGAAIADRDTIYLRQHVAGLHASELGDLIEAIQPEQRIALVLLLGKDFDLAALTEVDEGIRLDIVEHLPNEQIAEAIGEMDSDDAVYILEDLDEEDQEEILAKLPFTERVRLRRSLDYPESTAGRRMQTEFVAVPPFWTVGQTIDYMREDDDLPESFTQIFVIDPTFKLLGAVDLDRVLRAKRSVKIDAIMRDTSHSVPAEMDQEEAAQLFEQYDLLSAAVVDENGRLVGVLTIDDVVDVIQEEAEEDFLRLSGVGDEELSDSVAEAARSRVPWLFINSMTACVSASVIGLFDATIQQIVALAVLMPIVAGMGGNAGSQTMTVTVRALATRGLDIHNAPRIIRREAGVGLLNGVIFGGFIGLVAGLWFQNPDLGGIIATAMLINMMAAALAGILIPILLERYGADPAVSSAVFVTTVTDITGFFSFLGIATWWFSIS; translated from the coding sequence ATGAGCAGCACCGGCGACGACGACCGCGGTTCCGACGAAATCGCTGTCCACGACGGCTCGGACATCTACGCCGAAGACGGGTCGGTACGCTCCGATTTCCTGATGCATGTCGGCGCCGCGATCGCGGATCGCGATACCATTTATCTTCGCCAGCATGTCGCCGGCCTCCATGCCTCGGAACTCGGTGACCTTATCGAGGCGATCCAGCCGGAGCAGCGTATCGCTCTGGTTCTGCTGCTCGGCAAGGACTTCGACCTGGCTGCGCTGACCGAGGTCGATGAAGGAATCCGTCTCGACATCGTCGAACATCTGCCGAACGAGCAGATTGCCGAGGCGATCGGCGAGATGGATTCCGATGACGCGGTCTACATTCTCGAGGATCTCGACGAGGAGGATCAGGAAGAGATCCTCGCCAAGCTGCCCTTTACCGAGCGCGTCCGCCTGCGCCGCTCGCTCGACTATCCGGAGAGCACCGCCGGGCGGCGCATGCAGACCGAGTTCGTCGCGGTGCCGCCTTTCTGGACCGTCGGCCAGACGATCGATTACATGCGCGAGGACGACGACCTTCCCGAAAGCTTCACGCAGATCTTCGTCATCGATCCGACTTTCAAGCTGCTCGGGGCAGTCGATCTGGACCGGGTGCTGCGCGCGAAGCGCTCGGTAAAGATCGATGCGATCATGCGTGATACCAGCCATTCCGTGCCGGCGGAAATGGACCAGGAGGAGGCGGCGCAGCTGTTTGAACAGTACGACCTTCTCTCGGCCGCCGTCGTCGATGAAAACGGCCGGCTCGTCGGCGTGTTGACGATCGACGACGTGGTCGACGTGATCCAAGAAGAGGCGGAAGAGGATTTCCTGCGCCTGAGCGGCGTCGGTGACGAAGAACTGTCGGACTCGGTCGCGGAAGCCGCGCGCTCACGCGTTCCCTGGCTTTTCATCAACTCGATGACGGCTTGCGTTTCTGCTTCGGTCATCGGCCTGTTCGACGCCACGATCCAGCAGATCGTTGCACTTGCGGTCCTGATGCCGATCGTCGCAGGAATGGGCGGCAATGCCGGATCGCAAACCATGACCGTAACGGTGCGTGCGCTCGCGACCCGGGGGCTCGATATTCACAACGCGCCGAGAATCATCCGCCGCGAGGCGGGCGTCGGACTCCTGAACGGCGTGATCTTCGGTGGGTTCATCGGTCTTGTTGCGGGACTTTGGTTCCAGAATCCCGACCTCGGCGGCATCATCGCGACCGCGATGCTGATCAACATGATGGCCGCCGCACTCGCCGGCATCCTGATCCCGATTCTGCTCGAAAGATACGGTGCCGACCCGGCGGTCTCCTCCGCCGTCTTCGTGACGACCGTCACCGACATAACCGGCTTCTTCAGCTTTCTCGGCATCGCGACATGGTGGTTCAGTATTAGCTGA